In Sulfolobales archaeon, the genomic window ACAGCTCCAAAGGATATGGAGGAGTCTCAGGGCCTTCTCTGAAGCCGATACTGAGGAGGGTTCTAGCAGATATAAGGGGTGAGGTTAATGTCCCAATAATAGCTGTTGGTGGTATAGATTCTGTAAGGGATATTATAGAGCTATCCATGCTAGGTGCCAGGGGATTCCAAATATGTAGTGCGATAGCCTATAAGGGGTTTAAAGTGTTTAGAGAGATTCTAGATGGTCTTAGAAGCTATCTGAGGAATATTGGTGTGAGGAGCTTTAGGGAGTTCTTAGAAGGGCTTAAAAGATCTTGATAGGCTAGATGTGTTTTAGTAGATCCTCGATTTTTCTGAATATATATTCCACATTTCCCCTAGTGATTCTATATATAAGGTCTTCATCAGCCCCCATGCTTATGAGCATATCTAATGCCTTGTCATATATATCGAGACTCCTAATACCAGAGAGGTATGGGGGGCCGGCCTTCTCCCACGGCGAATGAGGCGCGTGATCTGTTTCTAGAAAGTCTATAAGCCCTGATAATACAGATCTTCTTAACCCCTCTACATATATTCTGTCTCTTATAGGAGGGTTAACCTTGAGAACAACGCTCTCAGGACTCCTCATATGATCTGTGTCGAAAATCAGATGATGAGGGGTAACTCCACAGGCCACACTAACACCCTCCTCCCTAGCTCTATTGATTAGAAGCACAGCCTCCGGTGTGGATATATGGACAAAATATAGGGTTCCTCTAAAACCAGCCTCTCTAGCTAGGTGAAGCTGTTGCCTCACACACTCAACCTCAGCTTTTGGGGGTCGGGCGATATTCCATGTATATGGTCTATGGGGATCCCAGAGATCCTCTGACAGTAGATCGTATTTCTCGCAGTGAATCGCTAGAACCCCTCTATAGCCAAGAGATGCTAGGGTCTTATATATTAGAAGCTGCTCTTCTACACCCTTTGCTTCGAGACCCCTCATAGGGGCTGTATATAGCTTCATCCCAACAACCCTATATATCTCCTCATAGGCCTTTACAGCCTCCTCTAATTGTTTCTCATTAGGTGTTGCTGCCATATATAGAAAATAGTGTTGAAGAACCCCCTGCTGCTCAGCCGTTCTAAGCCTCTTCCTAGCCTCTTCTAAACCTAGCAGTGGGGGATCAGTGTTTGGCATGTCAAACACAGCTCCTATCCCCTTAGAGAGCGCCTTCCTCACAACATCGCCTATTGTTGCCTTATAGCTTTCATTCCAATCCCTACAATGTACATGGGGATCTACTCTCCGATGGCTCTTATCATATTTTCTAGACATCTAAGACCCCTCTCTCCTGATAACTAGATCCGCCATCCTCTCAAACTCCACCATGGTATCGCAGTACTCACACTGTATAGCTCTTAGCTCCCCAATCACTCTAAACCTAGATTTAATCGGCTCTCTAGGTGAGTTGCTGATACAAGTTGGCTCTGGACATCTAATTCTACCCACTATCTTCTCGGGGATCTTTGGTTTGTATTTCTCAACCCTCCAATCCCTTATATAGTTAACGGTGATTGTTGGATATACAAGGCATATTATGTCGGCCTCATCGTGAGATATATGATGCCTGTATATCTTTATCATATCCTTTCTACCATATTTTCTGCTGGGAACGTTGTGAAGAACTATTAGGGAGTACTCAGACCGTTTTATCTTATCAAGCTCTAGTAGTCTTAACACATTTTCAGCTTTCCATGGTGGTATATGATCTATAACTGTGCCCATATCTATCTTCCTAACAAGCAGGTGCTCCTCCAAAGAGCTCACCCCAGTATAAGGCTTATCAGAGCTACCCTCACATTAACCCCCCATCTAGCCTGGTCGAAGTACCAGGCGTTTGGAGTTCCATCTAGCTCTGGGGATAGCTCGTCAACCCTTGGTAAAGGATGCATTATCCCTACATCGCTTCTAGCAATCCTCAAAATCTCTGGGGTAACTGTGTAGGCACCTCTAAGCTTCTCATACTCCCCCGGATCTGGGAATCTCTCTTTTTGAAGCCTTGTGACATAGAGAACATCTATATTTCTTAACGCATTAGCAGCAGATCCTATATCCGTGATCTTGGTATATTTAACTCCTCTTAATTCGAGATAAACCTCAACTTCCCTCCTGATTTGTAGCATTGGTGGAGCTATATAGTAGATCTCTACGTCTCTAAAAAGTGTTAGAGCATAGCTTAGAGAAGAAACTGTTCTAGAGAATCTGAGATCACCTAGAAAACCTATTCTCAACCCATCAATAGATCCCCTTTTTCTATATATAGTATATAGATCTAAGATAGCTTGTGTAGGGTGCTCCCTACTCCCATCACCTCCATTGATCACTGGTACTCTGCTGATTTCCGCAGCATATAGAGCTGCTCCTCTGCTGGGATGTCTAAGTACTATTAGATCTGCACCATAGGATTCGATCATTTTTATAGTGTCATATAGATTCTCACCTTTAGCCATTGATGATATAGATGGATCTCTAATCCCTATTACCTCACATCCAAGGATCCTCGATGCCTTTTCAAAGCTATGATAGGTCCTTGTAGAGGGCTCTACAAATATTAAGGCTACAGTCTTTCCCTTCAATAGATCTCTATATGTGCTTGGGTTTTCCTCATAGCTATCCGCTACTCTAAATATTGCTTCTAAATCTTCTCTAGATAAGTCTCTGGCAGATATAATATCCTTTCCCCTTAGATTATTGTATTGAAGGATCTCTCCATATCTAGGTTCTAGCAAAAGCCCACTCTATGTAGTGCTTAGAGGTTAAAAAGCTCTAGCTAGCGTATGATTCATCAGATCCTCTCGAAGAAATATAATACCTATGTGATTTCTATAGCCTCTAGAGACTTTATCTTAGCGAAATACCTCATATGCTCTCTAAGATCTCCATATACAACTACAATGTGGTTGCCAAGAGCCTTATCTATGAGATCTCTTACAGAACCATCTATCTTAACCTCTATCTGTGTTCTACAGAGATCCTTTCTACCGAGATCGCCATTCACTATCACACCAGTTCCAAAGAATATCTTATCGAGATCTTTTCCTCCTAGCCTGGCAAATGTCACTCTCTCGCCCTCTCTTAGCCTTCCACGGATAGCCACGGT contains:
- a CDS encoding aspartate carbamoyltransferase regulatory subunit — encoded protein: MEEHLLVRKIDMGTVIDHIPPWKAENVLRLLELDKIKRSEYSLIVLHNVPSRKYGRKDMIKIYRHHISHDEADIICLVYPTITVNYIRDWRVEKYKPKIPEKIVGRIRCPEPTCISNSPREPIKSRFRVIGELRAIQCEYCDTMVEFERMADLVIRREGS
- the pyrB gene encoding aspartate carbamoyltransferase, which codes for MLEPRYGEILQYNNLRGKDIISARDLSREDLEAIFRVADSYEENPSTYRDLLKGKTVALIFVEPSTRTYHSFEKASRILGCEVIGIRDPSISSMAKGENLYDTIKMIESYGADLIVLRHPSRGAALYAAEISRVPVINGGDGSREHPTQAILDLYTIYRKRGSIDGLRIGFLGDLRFSRTVSSLSYALTLFRDVEIYYIAPPMLQIRREVEVYLELRGVKYTKITDIGSAANALRNIDVLYVTRLQKERFPDPGEYEKLRGAYTVTPEILRIARSDVGIMHPLPRVDELSPELDGTPNAWYFDQARWGVNVRVALISLILG